The genomic stretch GTTTagaatgtttctgttttggaaGGCTGTGTTCCAGTAAAATTCAGCCTTGCTTATGTAATTAATTTAGGCACATGCATTAATCAAACATCATggtattttgttgattttgtgaGCCGCTAAACTGTACACAAAAAtggcagtaaaaaaaacacaatcaatataacagagaaaaataattgtTCAAGCTTATTTCAAACACCAGCCACCTTGCCTGTGCTTATGTTTGTGGATATACATGTGCGTATAAAGTAAAGAATCagcgtgtttgtgtgaatgggcacatgtgaatgtgaatttaaattaattagAGCATATAGTTGTGAATATGTGTTCGACTATATATACATTTTGATACATGTCCTTCTtcgtgtgtttgtatttgtccaagtgtgtttgtgtgtgtgtgtgtgtgtgtgtgtgttggtgtgtttgatGTTTAGAAGCGAGACAGCAGAGCAACAGTTCACAGAGCAGAGGAAGGCGTCCAGTCATTCCAACTGCATGATGAAAGACTGAGAAACTGAGATGCTGCAcacacgagtgtgtgtgttagagtgtgttagtgtgtctATTTTCTTGCTCTTAGCGTATCTTGATACCCTGGGTCTCTCTGACATGTGATTAATACCTATGATATAGAAGCCCAAACTGAATTCTCCAGGATCGTATTGTTTTCTCGTTCGCTCCAAATGAAAATCGGATATTTCTCCAAACTCATTCTATCGCTCAACTCCAATCGATGCCTATAGCCAGCcagtgtctgtctctctctctctctcactctctctctctctctctctctctctctctctctctctgtgtgtgtgtgtgtgtgtgtgtgtgtgtgtgttgtttgtgagcAAAGCTTGATTTATGTTTTGAAGGCAATTACTATAAGTTGTCCCAGATTGAAGGGCTGTTTTCTACCGATGAAGGCAGTTTtccttttaatttcattttgcCAATTATGATAACTAAAGTGCAACAATTAATCATGTTTTACTGCTGAAGTCTGCATATAATTGTCACTTTTTCTGTATAGCACAATGCAATTTGGCTGATTTAGGTTTattcctctgtgtgtatgtttttgtgtttgcctttgtctgtgtgagtgtgtgtgtgtgtgtgtgtgtgtgtgtgtgtgtgtgtgtgtgtgtgtgtgtgtgcgtcattCAGTATGTTTGTGCAGGCCAGTAATTAcactcctgtttgttttgtgttggctttgtgaacatgtgtttgtatgtgggTATGTTTGCATGtagatgtgtgcgtgtgtgtgtttgtatgtgagcTCAGGAGTGTGTAGGTGTTTTTTCACCTGATCATGCAGTGTGTAAGCCTCTATGAGGAAGCCTCCTGGGATTCATATGCATTTGTGATTTATTGATCTGAGTTTCTTTTAGCAGAGCGGCTTTCTGATCAGTAGTTCACCTTTGTTCTCCCTCCCTGtatctttcttctcctcccccctcctctctctctcccttacTCTCAGTTCCTATTGAGCTCGTAGGACAAGAGCTGAGGTAAGGAAACACCTTCATCTTTGTGCAAATCCTTTTCATAAAGTTCTTTTATGCTCACcgccccccacccccacccacaGCACCGTAGGCTCACTATCAGGGCTTCTTTAGGTGATgttgtatattattattttttaaatttcttatCATCAGCACATCTCTGCTCATAGTCAATGCCTCCAACAGGCTGCTATTGATTTCTGACAGCCTTTTGCTATTTCTTGCTGTGAACACAGAGAGGATAGTGAAGGGTGATCTTGTTTTCCTTTGCCCTACCTTCCAagttctcctctttcttttcccacTCAGTTGGTGACTTTCAGGGCCTCACCAGTCATGAAGCCAttgtcctccttcctctctctccttctaaattattttttcatcctTTCTCATTTTGTCACACTTCACCTGCAATCATCGATCTATGCTCAGATCTCCAGAGTAACCGTTTGCTTTCTGGATTAGGAAAAAAGAAATGGTAGAGAGGCCAGAGAGCAActcatttaaaatgcaaatgcagTATTTTCTAATAAGTGAAATTAATAATAAGGATAATTGGAGTAATAAAGGGCAATTGCTGGGGGAAGTTAATGAGAATTGAAATGAGCCGTCCTGAGGGGTCATAGCAACCTGaatcagaggagagagagagctgctgctgatgagtGGTGAGGAGGGCAGAGCAGGGGAAATTACAGCAGGTCTCTGCTGATCTTATCGCTCATACTCACAGGATATAGGCCAGGGTTGATGTATGACATACAATATTATGTTCTCTCCAGCTTGATGCCACCTGCATTCATGCATTATGTGTCTGCTGGATGAAAGGGGgtgcatgtgcatttgtgtgacATGTGTGCTCAGTTTGCAAGTCTTTGCTTTGTTTATcttaattttctttgtttattgcCTGTGGTTATCATTGCCCCTGCACAGGGACTAAAATGCAGTGTGTCTTAAACATATCTCTAACCTCCATCCATCCCATCCAGCTGCCCCACCCCTGGATGCAATGGCTCTGGCCATATCAGTGGGAGATACTCACGACACAGAAGGTAGGGCAGATTAAAAACccaccctctgtctgtctgtcttcctcttcctccctgccaCACAAGCATCTGTTTTGTGGAGGAAACCatgtttcacctttttaaaggagtaaagaaatagtttgacattaaGGGATATACACTTTTTCACTACACTTACCCTAAGCATAAAGCAGAGTCATagtcattaaaaaaacttttaaatatcCTGTTAAATAGCAAAATAGAACGGCATGCACAGCACCCTTCATCATACATTCAGTTAATCATTACAAATAAGGCCTTATTTAGAATTAATCAGGCATTGCAGTGAAAACTCCAGTCCTGCTTTTTCAAGCTTTTCCACTTAATTTTAAAAAGGCACTATAAATATAGCCTGCTGCTTTAATACTTATAATAGAAGTTTTTCATGATTTCGTATAGGTGGAAATAAGGTGTCATTGTGAAACCAATACTATCAACAAGGTAAAATGATGAACATGCATGAACATTCAGAGGTCTGCCAAATCACTCTAAATTTCCTTAATGTTTCTTGGTACCTCAAAAAACATGGTGCACCTGCAGGGCAGAAGAAACACATCAGAATTGTTGTGGATGGAAAACAAAGTAGATGCTCCCAAGCTGGGAGTCAGAAACCACACCCTAACCCAGCAGATTGATGGACTAAACAATGATACTCTCTCAGTTGTGTCCTCCTAAACCATCACACAACCTTGCGCTGATCGCAGCAAAGCCTGGTTTGGTATAAATGAAGCCTGAACTGGAGTATTTGTTCCCAAACTTTTTACCCTGTGAACccttgaaacaaaacaaacttgagAAACCAATTGTGAGTTCAACAAAAGAGTTTGTTTTGCCTGTCTTATTAAATTCCCAATTACGAAATAAATCagtaatttataaaaaaataagcaaagctgttttttgcagaaatgttttgagaatTTCTGCTTATGGTTCAACATCTTGCAACCTCTACATCTTGGTTCGGAAAAACTGAGACAAGCATTTCAATCACTTAATGAATTTCCTTAGTTTCTTGAACAAAACATaagcacacaaagacacaagacATAAGGTCATAATCACAACTTTTGTTATTGTGTAAATTTCAGGTGATCATGATATGAACAAGTTTCAAGGATACTGAATGACCCCTAAGATTGAAAATAGGCACATTAATTATGTAATTTCTGAATAATGAAATTGAAGTGAGAATAGCTGTTAACTCCCAGAGCTTCTAATTCTAAACCCAAATATGAAACATTGCGGTGGACAGCAGTGAAATGTGGTTTCTTCAGGTTTGATTTGAGCTTcattctccctccctcctcatctgTATCGCTCGTCTTCAGAGACCTTGTGAGACTCGGGGCAGCTCACTCACTTGTGACTCCCTTTTATTGAGGGGCAGATATTAGctatctgtttacatgtgtaTTCGTTCAGCAGGCAATTTCAGATGCACTTTGTTTATAGATCGTCCCTCAATCTCCCTCGGCGTCTCCCAGGTGAGAGTAAGAGGGAGTTTATTGGATTTCACCCTCTGCTGCCTCGCCTGCCCGCCTCTCCATACAAGTTGTTCATTAAACGTTCCAGTCAATTGGCTGAGATTGGTTGTGATGTCTGAGTGAGCCAGCATGGCGCCCCCCCCAGGCCACATTTGTTGACTAATACTATACGCTGAAAGAACCACTCCATCCTTCTTCGTatcaaaacacatacacaccctccATTATGCTGCTTACAGTCACTCATGGACATGATGGGGTGCATGAGGTTTTATTGGTTGCTTTAGAAtgtatttgtgatttgtgaCTACAATCCCAGTTGGTATTCATgatccttttctctcttttctctttttggttctccctctctgtctttcttaaCACACCATTAGCATTCTGGGTTGCCCCATAGCCAGAAAGCGCCGtctagaggaagcagaggccgagcaggagcaggagcaggagcatgaGCATGAGCAGGATACAGAGCAGCCTGCCTCCAAGAGGAAGGCCCACCCCTTGAAGCTGGCCCTGGACGAGGGCTTCAGCGCAGAAAGTGATGCCAGCAGCGAGGCTGAGGGTGAGGAAGacaaggatgaggaggaagcaggagagagcaaggaggtggaggaggaggagagggaggcggCTGGAGAGGAGATGACTGAAGACCTGACGCAGGATGGCCATACATATGGGCAGGAGGACGAGAcacagaagaaagaggaagaagagagggaagaagaggcATATCAAAAGGAGGAGGACACATTTGCAGCTAATGAAGGTATGCTGGATAAAACAGCTGATATTAGCCACAGTCACCTTTGTCGATGAAAAGTTCACTACAGCTAAACTCGagagcttttcatttttaatcacataaaCATCAGTCATATAGATATATGATACATTATACATCAAACCAACTCAAACCCCCCATTCTCACCTGACCCAATCCAAGAACAAGAGAGGCCAACCTGCAAATAGAAATGGCTTTCTTGTTGAGCTTTTGCCAAGAAGACAATACCATTCTGTAATAGAAACAGATAGATACATGGATAAATAAAACAGTTCAATCGAAATACAAGCATATCTCTGGCTAAGTAATTAGAAACTATGTGTTTCCACCTCATCTTTACACTGACACCTctatagaaaaaataaacatgcccCACTTGAAGCAgttctgtcctgtcctgcaTACTGTATGACATTCTGTCATATGCAGCAACTTTCCCTAATTGAGTCACCCAAACTATAGAGCTTTTCAAGCAACATTGTCTTATCTTATGTCTAATCGATTAACCAGCTGCATCAATTTTTATAACAGATCAATTGTTTAAGTTTATGCaacaagcaaaaatgccaaacatacACTCCTTCCAGCTTCTCACATGTTTTCCTCCACactattttattgtaaatgtaatatCTTCAGGTTCTACTTTTAatcggacaaaacaagatattcaAAGTTGACAcctttctgacatttcatacattcaatgatttattgatgaaaGGGGTACTCCAGTGATTCCATTAATATGAGGAACTCAAGATTTAAAAAACGAATCGTCAAAATGGAAGCAGTGGGGTCCAATATATCCTGATTTTAAGTTTCTTGTATTGTTCAAGCTGCAttctacatttcccataatgtaACTCAATAGCAATAGCATACCCAAATGGTTGCTagatgtgatggaaaacaaGTGGTCTAAATTAATTGATGAGTaggacacagaaaaacaagttacaaaaaGTCTCTACACTGGTTTCTGATGTTGTCATGCCTCCTTACAACCACAAGGAGCATCAGCACAAGCTGCCTTCCATCTACAGactggtgtttttatttcattgtgaggtcacagtgaatGACACAGCAAGCAGGAAAATGATGCCAGTGATGATAAAGATATTGCTGACAACAGCTTTAGCTCAGTGCATGACTCACGTTTTCCTGTCACAGCTCTGacctcttcatctctgtttccACAGAGGAGGAGTGTGTGATCATTGAGCCTGAGCTCGGAGCAGCGCCACCTGCAGATGAGTGCCAGTCTCCCTCTCAGAGCACCGAAGAGGTGGCTaactctctcctccacctcggCCGAGTCTCCAACAACAGTGCTCCAACTGTGGCCACTCAGCAGCCTGTTGCTATGGAGACTGAGGAGGCTGTCATGCTGGCAGCTGAACAGGGCGAAGAAGTAAAGAGTGAGCAGGAGGGGGATATGAatgagggggaagaggaggaggtggcacACAGAGTTCAAGTTTTGGAAGAGTCATCTGTTCTGCAGATGGAGGTAACTGAAGTGGAGTTGGAGGAAGAGCAAGGAGAGTGCCCAGACAGAAGCAACCACATAAGCCAGGAGAACCAGCCAGATCTGACCGAAGATGTCCACCATGAGCAGATCaaagatgatgaggaggaggaagaagaggaagagatgaaagCGCCAGCACAGCAGGGCAATCCAGCAGCacaagaggaggatgaggagaaagtTGAGGAAGACCACAAGGAGGTGTACCACATTCTGCCCATTTCTGATGTGCCAACTGCCATCCGCACCATCAccagcactgcagcagctcagggAACACATACTGAGGCTCAAGACAACAGAGCCAGTCCTCTGGAGGACTACAAATCCCACAGAGCCAGTCCCCCTGGAAACTACAACACCAACAGAGCCAGTCCACTTGACAAATATGACTCTCATAAGCATAGCCCGCTTCAAAACTACAAGGCCAGTCCTCCTTTGAGCTATAGCTCCCACAGGGCAAGTCCACTCGAGGACTACTTACCCAACATCAGAGGTGAGAACTATAAAATCCACAAAGCCTCATCTTCAGCCTCACCCGACATTATCGAGGTGCAGTCAGAtaaatcagaggagaaagaattTGATGACATGGACGGGGACGACGAGCACGATGACGAAGACAGCTTGTCACAGCGTTCCACTGTGACAGACGAGTCAGAGATGTTTGACATAACACGAGGGAACCTGGGCCTGCTGGAGCAAGCCATCGCCTTGAAGGCAGAGCAGGTGAAGCCAGCCGGGCCCAGTGCACTGCTTTGCGCCCCAGATATCCACCACCAGCGATACTTCACAATGGATGACAGGCCCAAACACCTGGACGTTATCCGCAAGAGCTACTTTGGCAAAGGTAGGGCAGAGGGAGGAAACTAAGAGGGGAAGGCAGAGCTCCAACATGTACTTAGACGTGAAAGTTGCTTGAGGTAGACAATACATCAGGAACATTTagtccacttcatttatttattttgttaaagcTTCATTAGCATCACATGGTTGTGCTGCTACAAGCAGGGGTATCATTTTGATGGTGAATTCAAGGATGCGCCACCATCTGAGGGGCTTTTCCATACATGTGTGCTCACTCGGCTTGATTTGGTTTGACTCGAGACGTCAGCCCAGCacagcagggatttgcatttcatGAAAACTGGGCTACCTccttgaaggtgtgtctttaactaatAACGTACTTGTCTTTACTGGTGGGGTCAAAGGAGTGGCTGTAAATTCTCTTTCTCCCCACAGCACTATCAAAGAATAGCTCGTCAAAGCTCCACTAATTAggctaaaaacatgttttatttttttagatcCCTCACAATAAAAGTCTTCCATAATtaagttatttaaaagctttcattatgaagcagcaaactACGAACCAGCACACTGAAGagaaactaaacacacacagagcctctCTCGCAACACAGGCTTGTTtgagggagagaaggggggtGGGTTGGCGGTGGTTTGAGATGTCGCTGCAGCCCACTTGGAGGCAGGGCGGGCATGTTTTGGCCCCACTCCGGAGAAGGTCCATTTTGGGTGCAGTTTGCTTGATGTTTTCACGGTGCAGtaaaactggtaatggaaaagcaaatgAGCGCAGCACAGTTTACCTCAGCACAGCCAGATGTGTCAGTGGAAGAGTCCCATGATACGTGATATTCACCTGATCATGGAACAGTTCAGTTATTAGCACTAGCTACAATAAAGGTGACAATGTGTTGACTGTGATGGATTACCTATCTCAAGGaagtttcacatttttgaaaGTTAATTGTTGTACCATAATGACATGAATGAAAAGCAATGACTCGCTCAAAAGTACATAAGAACAGTAAGTGAGAAATCTGTCCAAAGGTGTATTGTAAGTAGTGAGGGGTGGACTCCATTTGTAATCAACCACCTAAATGGTAATTTCCACAGAAATAATTGGGCCGTACATGTGATCACACATAGATTAGTGTACAGAAAGTTATGTTCTAAACCAGCACAAGGTGTCGTGTGCTCAACTTAAGGTAGGAAGCAGAGcgcacaaataaacacagtgtaCCAATTAAACAGCGATGAGTCACAGAGCACTGTGTAGATCCTCCCTTCTCCACTGTAATGTTGATGAAGTGGTTCCAGCTGAATAGACTTCCTTGAAGAGCTGAGAGGAAGTGCTTGAAGAGAGAGCGACAAAGGACAACAGTGAGGGCGAGAACACAAGAGAGATGACAACATGTCCaagggacagaggagagaaagaggaagagcgCAGGTTGTTCCACACTCACTGCTGGAGTGTTTACATGCTGCATGTGTTCAGGCCTTGTATTTGACAGTTGGCACGCTGCCCACTTATCATGCTCCTCATAGTATAGCAGTAGTGTGATTACATGCCTGGTAGTGCTGCCCTCTCCTTGGCCTCAGCTTCTTCCTGCAGTGACATCCCTGTTCTGCTAAACATTAATTAGGAGATGCGTGTCTCGTTAACATTCAATTTGCAGGCCAATAGAGCATCACACCATCCTCTTgctcctttttcctctctccagtGCCACCGATAGTGTCTGGCCTACCTCCAATAGCAGTAGGGAGAAGTCATTAATTATGTGTAAATTATAGTGGCATGATTTCTTCctgatgtgttttcaggtgttgtTTTGTCCAAGATCTGAAAAAGATCCTTGAAAATGTCAGACAAGTGTAGCAAGGGAGTTGAAAATCGTCAAAGCGTACAGGATAAGTAGGTCGACTTTGTTTGTGTTAACATTGAAAAAAGCGTCAGTATTTTATGTTTGAGTTTGATAGTATTTCATCCTTGAAAgcattcacagaaacacacaaatcacattTAGACTAAtgcttaaaacacatttaaagagaTACATAAGACATGAGGAGCAGATACAGATGGTGTTGCTTTTATACAGTTGTCTGAAATATGTCTAGATTTCATGCTCAGCCAAGCAGACTGTCTGATGGCATTAACCACTTGCTTTTGTCCTCCTTATTCATCccaccttctcctctcttttctctcttccttctctccatccctctcatcactctgtttctcctctcctcatcctcttctcctACTATCACTATCTACTCTGCTGTTCTTCTCTATCCAGAAAGCAGTAGGCCTGAGAAGAGGGAGATCAAGTGTCCCACCCCCGGGTGTGATGGGACAGGTCACGTGACCGGTCTTTACCCCCATCACCGTAGCCTGTCAGGCTGTCCGCACAAGGACAGGATCCCCCCGGAGAGTGAGTGTTCTTCAGCTGCTTAGAAGATGGAAATACGCACTGTACaaaaattataaattataagGAGGGGTTGGGGGagggttttgtatttttattcatttattattattattattttttgctgATGGTAGGGAAGACAAATATGTTTGGGTGAGCTAATGTTTTAGttttgatggaaagtcagacaTCCAACCGCAAGCATATATAACACCTGGTGACTGATTTAAATcaggttttttgtttgaatcTGGGGATGGACCAAAAATAGACAATCGCTTTGTATAAAAGGAAATATAAGATTCAACCTGCCTTCCTGCCCCATTTAGTTTCATACAACGTGTTTTGAATTGTTGCAATCAGACTGTGGATTTTTCTGActgagattgtgtgtgtgtgtgtgtgtgtgtgtgtgtgtgtgtgtgtgtgtgtgtgtgtgtgcgtgtgtgtgtgcgtatacTCTGTCTTCTCTCCAGTTCTAGCCATGCATGAGAATGTGTTGAAGTGTCCAACTCCTGGCTGCACCGGTCAGGGCCATGTTAACAGTAACCGTAACACCCACCGCAGGTATTCATAAATATATTCTAGCACAGTATCTGTGTacatctgtatttgtgtttgaacACCTGTGTTTCTGCAGGTGACAGTGTTATGCACaggttgtgtatttctgtttatgTATTTGCAGATTTACATTGTCAGCAACATGCTCTCCATTTGAtattcatcttcttcctcttccttcatcCCCCCAGTCTTTCTGGATGCCCcattgctgctgcagagaaGCTGTCCAAGGGCCATGATAAGCCACTTCTCTCTCAGCCAGGCAGTGAGCTCCTCAAAGGATGTCCCAATGACAGAGTGTTGAGGTTGGTAATTAAAAAGTCTTCAATCATATACTTACAACATTTCAAATTGTTCTTTTACAATTTTACCTTATTACATTTGATAAGTATGGAGCCCCAATCGTGACAAAAGACAGTAAAAGGTTGCCAGACAGGTAAAAAAATATTGGTTTTATATTCATAATagagtgtaaaaataaatataaagccTTATACTTTCCTTTTAACCTCATGTCCAAGAAGAGTAAGACTTATTCAAATTTCATTTACCTCAAACAAACCTCTTTCAGTGGTTACTTGCTGTTTGCATGCACTGTATGTTTATCTCCATAAGATTATCTTCCATCACCTGTGTTAGTTGCTGGAATATTCGGCTGAAGTGAGAAAGTTTAAGGTAATGACCTCTGTGTCAGTTTCAGTCAGCAACACCCAAGGCTAAATCAGACAGTTAGGGAGAAACTTTGATTGGTGCTATCGGTACAGTAGAAGGTCTTTCTTTTTTACGAGCActtcttttctctgcagcaAGATGGGTATTGGAAATAAGTCTTGGACTGACCTGTTGTATCCTAGACATTTTTTGGATGTGTATAATTAATCTTCTTTCtcataatgtcaaaattgtGTCAGCCAActaacagtgttagcatttCCAGCTGAAAAGCTTTGGCTACTATCACAAGAGTTCATACAGTGATGTACAGCAGTATGCAGTATATGGATGATTAACATTACCCATACTGCTGTAGTTATATGTTAAAGTTAGCTTCAGCTGGCTCATATATACATGTTAGCTATCTAACCACAGAGTCCTTTCATAGTCTGATGTTATATATACATTCTCCTATTCTCCCTGGACATACATTGACACATCCATCTCGTTATAATATAAGCTTGATGAAAATGGCAAATGTTTGGTGGGgtatcaataaatcattttggATGTTGTATTGAATGCAAAGGacagtgtttctcttttttcactAGTCGATTGGAGGTTATATGAAAAGTATAAAGCTTTTAAATTTCTtcacttttaattatttaataaattgtGATAATACTCaatatattcagttttattttcaccttATGTGATAAGACTTTAATACCATTTGTTGGTTTTCGGGCTCCATAGATACGATGGTGAATGACATGGCAGACTGGGCAAAATGAATGTTTAATCCACATGAAAGCTGTCTCCTCCAATCAGAGCCCAACACAGCTCAGTCCTTCTCAAGATTAGCTAGTTTACACCTGGGTCACACAGAAACCACAGAGACAATCCCAACCTTGGTTATTGTGCTTCTGACGAGGGGTAAAGCTAGCCTTTGAATGGCTCAATATAGCAAGAAAGTCTTGAAGCATTCCGTCTAGCTGTTCAATCATTACTGTCCTCTCAAACACTGATATTTCCTTATCTCCATTCATCTCTCCAACTGGTCAGGCACCATGATCATGGCCAGAAGAATGATAATTAACACAAGCCAGACACTGGATGTTATGCTAAGTCCGCGCTCTTCCTCACTggcattttaattaataatgcGGCTGATAAGCTAATTATGCAAGTTGTAGGGGCATTGCGAGGGGATAGGAAAAATAATTGCTTTCCATGAAGAAAACCTCATCAGTGGTCGGACAAAGCATCAAGGATTAAAACATGGCTTGCTTTGTTTTGCCTTCTCAGATTGTTATTAAAATGCACTTGGTTGTCTGGTATGTATGGGGCTGAATAATTACTTATGCTATCCATGTTCTAACAGAATCCatgttgaataaataaaaaggaagaaatccCCTGTGATCAGTGGTAGAAAGTTTTTTACTGTCATAAAAATCCTCCTCCAGATGGGAGCTTGTATTTTTGGTGTGCAACTGTGTGAAGGCCACCCTGACAGCAGTGTGACTACAGGCCAGGTCATGTAGCTTATTAATGAGCGTATGGTTAGAGACCAGAGACTGTGACATGGGCTTCAGTGAAAAAGATGAGGGTGACTGCACTCCCCCTGCCTCTCTCCCCTACCCCCACCCTGCTTCCCTCTTTCACCACTCCCCCTTCTTTCTTTGCcactcttttctcctcctcctctcgtctTTCTGTCTTCCCCCgcccctctgcctctccctggTCTATCAGTGGATTTACGCCAACAGGTCTAACAAAAGCCCAGGCTCTCCAGGAAAACGAGAGGGCTTAAAGCTCATAAATTCCATGCTGTACAACATGCAAATGTGCCCTCTGCTGATAAGAGAGCTTTTAATCCTGCTGCACTCCTGCTAAGTACACTGTTGCCCCTATCTTTACTCTCTCTATGTCACTCtacctccctctctttttcttgttctcttattctcttttttctcttttttctcttttttctcttctctctatttgtttttttatgtttattgtgtGACTCTTTATTGTGTCAATCCTCTTTTATACACCATCTCTCCCTGCCTGTTCTATTCCATTCTACTTCCTGCGTTATTTCTTCTTAATCCCAAAGTGCCCCCCTCTTTACCCCCCCAACCAGCCCCACCCTGACGTCCTCTCATTCTCCTCATAGGCCCATGTGCtttgtgaagcagctggaggTGCCTCAGTATGGCAGCTACAGGCCCAACATGGCACCAACCACGCCTCGCGCCAACCTGGCCAGGGAACTGGAGAAGTACTCCAAGGTGTCCTTCGATTATGCAAGCTTCGATGCTCAAGTGTTCGGGAAGCGCATGCTTGCTCCAAAGATGCCCACCAGCGAAACCTCACCCAAAGCCTTCAAAAGTAAGAGAGGCACACTGGTTTCTTTTGTGTGGATCTGGTTGAGAcgtgatgtttgttgttttattaaaaa from Pagrus major chromosome 7, Pma_NU_1.0 encodes the following:
- the myt1b gene encoding myelin transcription factor 1, with product MNVESDDKRTRTRSKGIRVPIELVGQELSCPTPGCNGSGHISGRYSRHRSILGCPIARKRRLEEAEAEQEQEQEHEHEQDTEQPASKRKAHPLKLALDEGFSAESDASSEAEGEEDKDEEEAGESKEVEEEEREAAGEEMTEDLTQDGHTYGQEDETQKKEEEEREEEAYQKEEDTFAANEEEECVIIEPELGAAPPADECQSPSQSTEEVANSLLHLGRVSNNSAPTVATQQPVAMETEEAVMLAAEQGEEVKSEQEGDMNEGEEEEVAHRVQVLEESSVLQMEVTEVELEEEQGECPDRSNHISQENQPDLTEDVHHEQIKDDEEEEEEEEMKAPAQQGNPAAQEEDEEKVEEDHKEVYHILPISDVPTAIRTITSTAAAQGTHTEAQDNRASPLEDYKSHRASPPGNYNTNRASPLDKYDSHKHSPLQNYKASPPLSYSSHRASPLEDYLPNIRGENYKIHKASSSASPDIIEVQSDKSEEKEFDDMDGDDEHDDEDSLSQRSTVTDESEMFDITRGNLGLLEQAIALKAEQVKPAGPSALLCAPDIHHQRYFTMDDRPKHLDVIRKSYFGKESSRPEKREIKCPTPGCDGTGHVTGLYPHHRSLSGCPHKDRIPPEILAMHENVLKCPTPGCTGQGHVNSNRNTHRSLSGCPIAAAEKLSKGHDKPLLSQPGSELLKGCPNDRVLRPMCFVKQLEVPQYGSYRPNMAPTTPRANLARELEKYSKVSFDYASFDAQVFGKRMLAPKMPTSETSPKAFKSKRGTLVSFVWIWLRPKSSSPSLSLHAYGKSSSLAYDYSHDAEAAHMAATAILNLSTRCWEKPENLSTKPQNKEMDIEVDENGTLDLSMKKPIKREGSLSGTSPGVRSPDPSSSSSSSLHHSGSSGMTSPNLHTYKQEEWEGPLDYTKPNRQREEEMDEMEHTGQSFISSDPEDCDMQDCLEERKYPGEVTTPSFKVKFQPKDSKKELLSCPTPGCDGSGHITGNYASHRSLSGCPLADKSLRSLMAAHTPELKCPTPGCDGSGHITGNYASHRSLSGCPRAKKSGIKTPTKDNQEDSELLKCPVPGCDSLGHISGKYATHRSAYGCPLAARRQKEGLLNGTPFNWKAFKTEGPTCPTPGCDGSGHANGSFLTHRSLSGCPRALYAKKKAKFSTEDYLSTKFRASDVLDNDEDIKQLNKEINDLNDSNNEMEADMVNLQTQISSMEKNLKSIEHENKMIEEQNEALFMELSGLSRALIRSLANIRLPHMQEPITEQNFDSYVSTLTDMYTNKDCFQTPENKALLESINKAVKGIKV